A portion of the Rhodococcus pseudokoreensis genome contains these proteins:
- a CDS encoding helix-turn-helix domain-containing protein: MTASTTGDFSKLKWLKRTDGHKFTLSEFRVLISLFNHSGSQGKKSHPGIELMMRETGLSKGVVSAAVTSLKERGWVHETFRGSGYSKKASQFDLIPDAPNPDYAASHSSGHSEPCEDHSSDSQCHSSESDPVIVTATRNPSDPGSDPEIRSWRDESPGDSPSDHARSQEATKGSESFPMGEESHGDPEAPEGVDPEEAARIAADLTKTLFHSDPWARNPLDPVVERPRFKIPEGIDIEDEAALAAAGFKRVMDPFAEDWCVVPA, translated from the coding sequence ATGACAGCATCAACCACCGGTGATTTCAGCAAGCTCAAGTGGCTCAAGAGGACAGACGGGCACAAGTTCACGCTGTCGGAGTTCCGAGTCCTGATCTCGTTGTTCAACCACTCTGGTTCCCAAGGAAAGAAGTCGCATCCCGGTATCGAACTGATGATGCGGGAGACCGGCCTGAGCAAAGGCGTCGTGTCCGCCGCTGTCACGTCGCTGAAGGAACGCGGATGGGTCCATGAGACTTTCCGAGGTTCCGGCTACTCCAAGAAAGCATCCCAGTTCGATCTCATCCCCGATGCCCCGAACCCCGACTACGCGGCGTCACATAGTTCCGGCCACTCGGAACCATGCGAGGACCATAGTTCCGATTCGCAGTGCCATAGTTCCGAGTCTGACCCCGTCATAGTTACGGCTACTCGTAACCCATCAGATCCTGGATCAGATCCTGAGATCAGATCCTGGAGAGACGAGAGTCCTGGAGACTCTCCATCAGATCATGCAAGGTCGCAGGAAGCGACCAAGGGATCAGAGTCTTTTCCAATGGGGGAAGAATCCCATGGGGACCCAGAGGCCCCCGAGGGAGTTGACCCAGAGGAGGCAGCTCGAATAGCTGCCGACCTCACCAAGACGTTGTTCCACTCCGATCCGTGGGCACGCAACCCACTGGATCCCGTCGTGGAACGTCCTCGGTTCAAGATCCCCGAAGGGATCGACATCGAAGACGAGGCAGCTCTCGCGGCTGCCGGATTCAAACGGGTGATGGACCCGTTCGCCGAGGACTGGTGCGTGGTGCCCGCCTGA
- a CDS encoding bifunctional methylenetetrahydrofolate dehydrogenase/methenyltetrahydrofolate cyclohydrolase has product MTATILDGKATRDEIFEDLKVRVSALKDKGITPGLGTVLVGDDPGSAAYVRGKHNDCAKVGITSIRRDLPGDITQEKLDATIDELNANPDCTGYIVQLPLPKQLDENAALERIDPDKDADGLHPVNLGRLVLGKEAPLPCTPRGILHLLRRYEVPIEGAHVVVVGRGVTVGRPIGLLFTRRSENATVTLCHTRTRDLGAEVRRADIVIAAAGVPGLVTADMVKPGAAVLDVGVSRTEDGLRGDVAADVAEVAGFLSPNPGGVGPLTRAFLLTNVVERAERVAASLG; this is encoded by the coding sequence GTGACTGCAACGATCCTCGATGGCAAGGCGACCCGCGACGAGATTTTCGAAGACCTGAAGGTGCGGGTGAGCGCCCTGAAGGACAAGGGCATCACGCCCGGTCTCGGCACCGTCCTGGTGGGGGACGACCCGGGGTCGGCCGCCTACGTGCGCGGCAAGCACAACGACTGCGCGAAGGTCGGGATCACCTCGATCCGCCGCGACCTGCCCGGCGACATCACGCAGGAGAAGCTCGACGCCACCATCGACGAGCTCAACGCCAACCCGGACTGCACCGGATACATCGTGCAGCTCCCGCTGCCGAAGCAACTCGACGAGAATGCCGCCCTCGAGCGCATCGACCCCGACAAGGACGCCGACGGCCTGCACCCGGTCAACCTCGGCCGCCTGGTGCTCGGCAAGGAAGCGCCGCTGCCGTGCACGCCGCGCGGCATCCTGCACCTGCTGCGCCGCTACGAGGTCCCGATCGAGGGCGCGCACGTCGTCGTGGTCGGTCGCGGTGTAACCGTGGGCCGCCCGATCGGTCTGCTGTTCACCCGGCGCAGCGAGAACGCCACCGTCACCCTCTGCCACACCCGGACGCGGGACCTCGGTGCGGAGGTCCGGCGCGCCGACATCGTCATCGCGGCGGCAGGTGTTCCCGGGCTGGTGACGGCCGACATGGTCAAGCCCGGTGCCGCGGTACTCGACGTGGGTGTGAGCCGCACCGAGGACGGACTGCGCGGCGACGTGGCGGCGGACGTCGCCGAGGTCGCCGGTTTCCTGTCCCCGAACCCCGGTGGGGTCGGA
- a CDS encoding pentapeptide repeat-containing protein, which produces MDPVEEVVGEDYGDARLPAQNWQRRHYTKCNFRDADLSELRTESVIFTDCDFTGADLAESHHVGTAFRSCSFTRTTLWHSEFRNCSFLGSEFDNCRLRPMVFDECDFTLVSLGGADLRGLDFTDCRFREANLVRTDLRRAVLRSADLSGARTGGAKFDGADLRGAQVDANLWTAASLDKAQIELTQAIAYATANGLVVEPT; this is translated from the coding sequence ATGGATCCGGTCGAAGAGGTGGTGGGTGAGGACTACGGCGACGCACGCCTCCCCGCGCAGAACTGGCAGCGGCGGCACTACACGAAATGCAACTTCCGTGACGCCGACCTGAGTGAACTCCGCACCGAGTCGGTGATCTTCACCGACTGCGATTTCACGGGCGCCGACCTCGCCGAGTCGCACCACGTGGGGACGGCGTTCCGCTCGTGCTCGTTCACCAGAACCACGTTGTGGCACAGCGAGTTCCGCAACTGCAGCTTCCTCGGGTCGGAGTTCGACAACTGCCGGCTGCGCCCGATGGTCTTCGACGAGTGCGACTTCACGCTCGTGTCGCTGGGCGGTGCAGACCTGCGCGGACTCGATTTCACGGACTGCCGGTTCCGGGAAGCCAACCTCGTCCGCACGGACCTCCGCCGGGCCGTGCTCCGTTCGGCGGACCTGTCCGGAGCCCGCACCGGGGGCGCAAAATTCGACGGCGCGGACCTGCGTGGGGCGCAGGTCGACGCGAACCTGTGGACGGCGGCCTCACTGGACAAGGCGCAGATCGAACTCACCCAGGCCATCGCGTACGCGACGGCCAACGGGCTCGTGGTGGAACCGACCTGA